In Helianthus annuus cultivar XRQ/B chromosome 3, HanXRQr2.0-SUNRISE, whole genome shotgun sequence, a single window of DNA contains:
- the LOC110928404 gene encoding protein FAR-RED ELONGATED HYPOCOTYL 3-like, whose product MEGHAQAMKLSSNENRLVQYLTRLNVKPRDILSTLKKQMKKNVSILKTIYNAHYKFRKTEQASRTPMQNLMNTLQSKGYVFYYRVHDITNELEELFFVHPTSLTIWQAFPNVVLMDATYKTNKYNLPFFEIVGVTSTNKTFSIAFAFINKEKANNYIWALTRLQLTINDSFCPRVIVTDRDLALMKACAEVFPQSNHLLCRWHIQNDIIKHCRPRIRSQQTWVHFLWMWNILVTSPTNTAYMQNYVDLQALLFEYPDKHINFGNSTTNRVESQHAKLKKHLDTAKCDLDRFIHAIEDIVNSQETAIKDSIERSRHIRKKKYNYPIFQQLHNVVSHHTMKIFLAEIHRSRDYVLTVDNCGCQIRSCFGLPCAHELAMVAIPFECIDPFWTKLDLLPSVYVEYGDLGYEKDMELFK is encoded by the exons ATGGAGGGACATGCACAAGCAATGAAATTGTCTTCTAACGAAAATCGTTTGGTGCAATATTTGACACGGTTAAATGTAAAACCGCGTGATATTCTGTCAACGTTGAAGAAGCAAATGAAAAAAAATGTATCTATTCTAAAGACCATATACAATGCTCATTACAAGTTTCGCAAGACCGAGCAAGCAAGTAGAACCCCAATGCAGAATCTTATGAACACTTTGCAAAGCAAAGGGTACGTTTTTTACTATCGTGTACACGACATTACTAATGAGTTGGAAGAATTATTCTTTGTCCATCCAACATCATTAACTATATGGCAGGCATTTCCAAATGTGGTGTTGATGGATGCTACATATAAGACAAACAAATATAATTTGCCCTTTTTTGAAATCGTTGGTGTTACTTCTACCAATAAAACATTTTCTATTGCATTCGCGTTTATAAACAAAGAAAAGGCAAACAACTATATCTGGGCATTAACTCGTCTGCAATTGACTATTAATGATTCTTTTTGCCCTCGTGTTATTGTTACGGATAGAGACCTTGCTTTAATGAAAGCATGTGCGGAAGTGTTTCCACAAAGTAATCATTTACTTTGTAGATGGCATATCCAAAATGATATCATAAAGCATTGCAGACCACGTATTAGGTCGCAACAGACCTGGGTTCATTTTCTTTGGATGTGGAATATATTAGTTACATCTCCAACGAACACTGCATACATGCAAAACTATGTTGACCTTCAAGCTTTATTGTTTGAATATCCAG ACAAGCATATCAACTTTGGAAATTCAACAACTAACAGAGTTGAAAGCCAACACGCTAAACTAAAAAAGCATTTGGATACAGCAAAATGTGATCTAGACAGATTCATACACGCTATTGAAGATATTGTGAATTCACAAGAAACCGCTATTAAAGACAGTATTGAAAGAAGCAGACATATCCGCAAGAAAAAATATAACTACCCAATATTTCAACAATTGCACAATGTTGTTTCGCaccataccatgaagattttctTAGCTGAAATCCATCGGTCAAGAGACTATGTGCTAACTGTGGACAATTGTGGTTGCCAGATACGATCATGTTTTGGGTTACCGTGTGCCCATGAACTTGCAAT GGTTGCTATTCCATTCGAATGCATTGACCCTTTTTGGACAAAGCTTGATTTATTACCGTCCGTATATGTGGAATATGGTGATCTTGGTTATGAGAAGGATATGGAgttatttaaataa
- the LOC110928405 gene encoding uncharacterized protein LOC110928405, protein MDLKEEPLGQCSYMWDMNEEPVDNIPYSSFQSFYMHPLMEEIPKIFHPYVIHIEDVVGDGNCGFRAIAACLGYGEDQWLYVKEQLLHELLDAYIGNETVLTSGINEVNLSLLFSQSPAPRQHWMVMPETGILIANKFGVVLNCLSNEGCITCFSIWKGPEHFQHHKTITIAHVYGNHYVMVQLEREYPMPRISAYWIRYRAPSAVGWQHMYTQRLQLYEQLNPCDRDNAFIHIEESC, encoded by the coding sequence ATGGACTTAAAGGAAGAGCCATTAGGGCAATGTTCATACATGTGGGACATGAATGAGGAGCCGGTGGACAACATCCCATATTCAAGCTTTCAATCATTTTATATGCATCCATTAATGGAAGAAATTCCTAAAATCTTTCATCCTTATGTCATACATATAGAAGATGTTGTGGGTGATGGAAATTGTGGATTTAGAGCAATAGCTGCTTGTCTTGGGTATGGTGAAGACCAGTGGCTCTACGTTAAAGAACAATTGTTACACGAGTTATTAGATGCATACATTGGCAATGAAACGGTTTTAACTAGTGGAATCAATGAAGTAAATCTTTCATTGTTATTCTCACAATCACCTGCACCACGACAACATTGGATGGTTATGCCTGAGACTGGTATCTTGATTGCCAACAAATTTGGTGTGGTCCTCAATTGCTTAAGCAATGAAGGTTGTATAACTTGCTTTTCTATTTGGAAAGGCCCGGAACATTTTCAGCACCATAAGACGATAACAATTGCACACGTGTATGGTAACCATTATGTAATGGTACAGTTAGAAAGAGAGTACCCTATGCCTCGCATTTCAGCGTATTGGATTCGTTACAGAGCCCCATCTGCAGTTGGATGGCAACACATGTATACGCAACGTCTACAACTTTATGAACAACTCAATCCTTGTGATCGCGATAACGCTTTTATACATATTGAGGAAAGTTGTTAG